From one Methylomonas paludis genomic stretch:
- a CDS encoding nitrate reductase, translating to MPKTIKTTCPYCGVGCGISAEVDPLARTVVISGDVDHPANFGRLCSKGSALGDTVTLQGRLLQPRLHGQDCSWELALDALATAFADTISTYGPNAVAIYGSGQLLTEDYYVANKLMKGFIGSANIDTNSRLCMSSSVAGHKRAFGADTVPGCYADFELADLIILIGSNAAWCHPVSFQRIRAAKSANPLLKVVVIDPRQTSSCDIADLHLPLASGSDSWLFNGLLHYLHQQQAIDRDYITQHTQGFSAALTLAGTASLERVAQQCALPAQDLQTFYSWFAATEKVMSLYSQGINQSASGTDKVNSIINCHLATGRIGQAGMGPFSLTGQPNAMGGREVGGLAHQLAAHMDFSNAEDIDRVARFWGSRNIARQAGYSAVELFDAIDAGKVKAVWIMGTNPVVSMPNADKVRQALGKCDFVAVSDCIAATDTTALAHLLLPAQGWSEKDGTVTNSERRISRQRALFAAAGQAKPDWWIVTELAKRLGFAQAFAYQGAADIFREHAALSAFENDAEHGRRDFDLSAYADISHQQYAELPPRQWPLNQDYPQGRARLFADQQFFTASGKAQFIAVSPTKPVNAPNAAYPLILNTGRLRDQWHTMTRTALASKLNQHKPEAFVEVHPADAERYGLAADSLAEINSIWGSMLARVHITDSIQPGNLFVPMHWTGQYASRGRMGGLVNPVVDPISKQPESKHTPVRINAFQAKWYGFMLSRTELAAPTTEYWLKNTGTDYYRYELAGLSSPANWLEWAKGQVNLPGNITAGWLEYQDTGLGVYRAALINQNRLDALLFIGRGPTLPNRDWLASLFSKAELEPAERQVVLSGLPPIGSEDSGKVICACFNVGEKTIRAAIKTQGLATVQDVGRCLKAGTNCGSCIAEIRGLLASKP from the coding sequence ATCATCCGGCCAACTTTGGCCGTTTATGTTCCAAAGGTTCGGCGCTGGGTGATACCGTCACCCTGCAGGGCCGACTGCTGCAACCGCGTTTGCACGGCCAGGATTGTAGCTGGGAACTGGCGCTGGATGCGCTGGCTACGGCCTTTGCCGACACTATTAGCACTTATGGGCCGAATGCTGTGGCCATTTACGGCTCGGGACAATTATTAACCGAAGATTATTATGTGGCCAACAAGCTGATGAAGGGTTTTATCGGCAGCGCCAATATTGATACCAACAGCCGCTTGTGCATGTCCTCTTCGGTAGCCGGACACAAACGCGCTTTTGGAGCCGATACCGTGCCTGGCTGTTATGCGGATTTCGAACTGGCAGACTTGATCATCCTGATAGGCTCCAATGCCGCCTGGTGTCACCCGGTAAGTTTTCAGCGTATCCGCGCAGCCAAGAGCGCCAATCCGCTGTTGAAAGTGGTCGTGATAGACCCGCGCCAGACCAGTAGCTGCGATATTGCCGATCTGCATCTGCCACTGGCTTCTGGTAGTGATAGCTGGCTGTTCAATGGCTTGCTGCATTATTTGCATCAGCAGCAAGCCATCGACCGGGACTATATAACCCAGCATACCCAAGGATTTTCGGCAGCACTGACACTGGCCGGCACCGCCAGTCTGGAACGGGTGGCCCAACAATGCGCCCTGCCAGCTCAGGATTTGCAGACTTTTTATAGCTGGTTTGCCGCCACCGAAAAAGTCATGAGCTTATACAGCCAGGGTATTAATCAATCCGCCTCCGGCACCGATAAGGTCAACAGCATCATCAATTGCCATCTTGCCACGGGGCGGATTGGTCAAGCCGGGATGGGGCCGTTTTCGCTGACCGGCCAGCCTAATGCGATGGGTGGCCGCGAAGTCGGGGGCCTGGCTCATCAATTGGCTGCCCACATGGATTTTAGCAATGCGGAGGATATCGATCGGGTCGCCCGTTTTTGGGGCAGCCGCAATATTGCCCGCCAAGCCGGCTATTCGGCAGTTGAGCTATTTGACGCTATTGATGCTGGTAAAGTAAAAGCAGTATGGATTATGGGCACCAACCCGGTCGTGAGTATGCCTAATGCCGATAAAGTCAGACAGGCTTTAGGCAAATGCGATTTCGTGGCTGTTTCGGATTGTATCGCGGCTACCGATACCACTGCATTGGCCCACTTATTATTACCCGCCCAGGGCTGGAGCGAAAAAGACGGCACGGTCACCAATTCCGAACGGCGGATTTCCCGGCAGCGCGCCTTGTTTGCGGCAGCCGGTCAGGCCAAACCGGACTGGTGGATCGTCACCGAACTGGCGAAACGACTGGGGTTTGCTCAGGCCTTTGCGTATCAGGGTGCTGCTGATATTTTTCGGGAACATGCCGCGCTTTCCGCATTTGAAAATGATGCCGAACATGGCCGCCGCGATTTTGACCTTTCAGCTTATGCTGACATCAGCCATCAGCAATACGCTGAACTCCCCCCCCGGCAATGGCCGCTAAATCAGGATTACCCGCAAGGCCGGGCCAGATTATTTGCTGATCAGCAGTTTTTTACTGCATCGGGTAAAGCCCAGTTTATAGCGGTTAGCCCAACCAAGCCCGTTAATGCGCCGAATGCAGCTTATCCCTTGATTTTAAACACCGGACGCTTGCGTGATCAATGGCACACCATGACCCGCACCGCGCTGGCAAGTAAACTGAATCAGCACAAACCGGAAGCTTTTGTGGAAGTACACCCGGCAGACGCTGAGCGTTATGGTCTGGCCGCCGACAGCCTGGCCGAAATCAACAGCATCTGGGGCAGTATGCTGGCCAGAGTGCACATTACTGACAGCATACAGCCCGGCAACCTGTTTGTACCCATGCACTGGACCGGGCAATACGCCAGTCGCGGGCGAATGGGGGGCTTGGTCAATCCGGTCGTCGATCCCATCTCCAAACAACCGGAGAGCAAACACACGCCGGTACGAATCAACGCTTTTCAGGCCAAATGGTATGGCTTTATGTTATCCCGGACTGAACTGGCTGCACCTACAACGGAATATTGGCTAAAAAATACCGGCACCGACTATTACCGTTACGAACTGGCCGGCTTATCCAGTCCGGCAAACTGGCTGGAATGGGCTAAGGGGCAAGTCAATCTGCCTGGCAATATTACTGCTGGCTGGCTGGAATATCAGGATACCGGTCTGGGCGTTTACCGGGCGGCACTGATTAATCAAAACCGGCTGGATGCCTTGCTGTTTATTGGCCGAGGGCCTACTTTGCCCAACCGTGACTGGTTAGCCAGTCTGTTCAGCAAAGCTGAGCTTGAACCAGCGGAAAGACAAGTGGTGTTATCCGGCCTACCGCCGATAGGCAGCGAGGATAGCGGCAAGGTGATCTGTGCCTGTTTTAATGTCGGCGAGAAAACCATACGCGCAGCTATCAAAACTCAGGGACTGGCAACGGTGCAGGATGTGGGGCGTTGTTTAAAGGCCGGGACTAATTGTGGGTCGTGTATTGCGGAGATCAGAGGATTATTGGCTTCGAAACCCTAA